A stretch of DNA from Pseudobacteriovorax antillogorgiicola:
AGTGATGGGATTAGCGAGCCAGGAAAGATATGTCGTTGTATAAAATCAACGCCAGTGCGAAAGCTTTCATAGCGATTGTCAGGACATAGGATGACCTGATGTGCTATTAGACCTTGAGGCTTGAGCCAAGAATGTGCCTGCTTACAAAACTCCGATAAAAATTGATCGCCCACCGCTTCCAGCATCTCTACGGTGAATATTCGATCAAATTGCCCCGATAAGTCGCGATAGTCGCAGTTAAGCACTGTGATCTTGTGGCTTAATCCTCGCTCTTCGATTTTCTTCTTAGCAAAATGGTACTGCTGATCGGAAATTGTTGTCGTCACAACTTCACAATTGAAATGTTCCGCGAGAAAGCATGAGAACTCACCCCAGCCGGTGCCAACTTCTAAAATTTTCAATCCATCAGCCATGCGACCGATTTTAGCCAATCTCTCAAATTTTTTGACTTGAGCCTGCTCCAAGTCTTGGGTCTCGGAAAAGTCCCCACAAGAGTAGGTCATAGTTGGATCTAAAAAAATCTCGAAGAACTTGTTCCCTAGATCGTAATGATCTTGAATGTTGTTTTTTGAGCCAGTTCGGCTATTGCGATTCAGGTTATGGCGAACGCGATCGATAACCTTCCGGCTGCTAACGATGGAACTAGATTGGGCGCGAGTTCCCGACATTGTGGGGCTAGAGTCGTAATTCAAGATAAACCATTTAAACACATCCTCTAGGGAATTTGTCTCCCAAAGGCCTTCCATATAGGTTTCAGCTAGACCAAGATCACCACCAAGGACAAGGCGCTTATAGAACGAAGGACGATATACATTGATCGTAGCTCTGACCTCGTCTCCCTCACCTAATTCCAAGTAGTTTGCGCCATGAGCATCGCGAATGATAAGGCGTCCTCGTTTCATCTGACCCAAGTTTTTCTTAATCAAGCCGACAAAAAATGGGAGACTTTTTTGTTCTAACTTACGAAACGAACTTGGAATGGTGCTTGCGATCATAGTACCCCCTTTGCTTATGAATATCGTTCGCCTTTTTTAGATAGGGTAGGCGACGGATAAAGAGTTTTCCTGCTTCGTAATGAATTCCAAGGATAACTTTGATCGTAATCAAAGGATAGCGGAATATGGTTGCCAACAGGGATCCTGTTGTCAAAGGCTTGCTGACTGTACTCAGTCCTGCATGCAGGTAGGTCTTTTCTTGATCCTTCGACCAAACATGGGCCTGAAACCCTTGTGGGTTAAAGCGAAGCTTGAAATGAAACTGGGTATCCAATGGGATGAACGGAGAAACATAAAAGTCTTTCGGTAACTTGGTTGTAGCTCGACCCTGATCATCCAGGGCGCCAGCCCAGAACATTTTAGCTTCGCCAAATGTGTTATTGACTTCTATGAGCGCATATCGTACGCCATGACTATAGATGATAAAAAAGCAGATTGGATTAAAGTTGTAGCCAAAGGTTCGCGGTAAGGTGATGAGCTGAATGCGCTCGACTCTTTGCTTAAATCCAAACTCTGAAAGCCATGCCATAACATTTTCTTTGATGGAATTTCGATCGAAGTTGATATAGTCCGCGGGGTGAAGCCGATAAATATTTGGTCTTTTGGATGAAATAATAGGAATCGATCGTTCTAACTCCTCAAGTTTGTCGAGGTCAAGGCATAGATAGAACACACGATACTTGAATTGATTTGACTCGATCATCCTCGTGTGTGAGACCTCACCGATCAGGAGACCGTGATGCTCTACCAAGCAGGCCTCCCTAATAGCTTTTCTGAGACATTGATCGCTGATTGAAACCCGTCCTCATGAAATCCATAGCGGAAGTAAGCGCCGCAGAAATAGAAGGGCTCGTCATCTTGATTTAATTGTTGAAGTTCTTGCTGGGCACGGACAGCAGCCTGATCAAAGAGAGGGTGTTCATAGTAAATTTCTCTTAGAACTTTATGGTCATCAATGATACCTGTATCGTTGAGGGATATGAAGTAGTCTGTTTTTTTAGAAATTCCTTGCAGACGGTTCATCCAGTAGATGGTGGATGGTATCACTTCCTGCCTGTGATTCATCTCCATCCTGTAGTTCCAGCTAGACCAAACACCTTTGATTTTAGGCATAACCTTACGATCAGTGTGAAGCAACACGTGGTTTTTTTGATACTTAAATGGCGATAGTAATTGTTCTTGCTGTTGATTTGGACTTTCAATAAGTTTTAAGGCCTGATCGCCATGACAAGAAAATAGCACCTTATCAAAAATCCGGTGGCTGCCATCTTTAAAACCAAGTTTCACCTTGCCGTTGCTCCGACGGACGGTAGCGATGTTCTGGTTGAGTTTGATACGTTCTTTGAATGGGTCTATGAGTCGCGACTTATAGGACTCACTACCACCTTCCATGGTGTACCATTGGTGCTGGGTATTGAGGCCAAGGAAGCCATGGTTATAGAAGAACCGAATCAAGGTTTTTGCTGGAAAGCCTCTCATCTTATCCGGTGGGGTCGACCACACTGCACCGCTCATGGGTACCAGGTACTTATCAAAAAAGTCGTCTCCGTAAGCTCTTTCCTCAACTAGTTCTTCAATTGTGACATCATCATAGTTTGGATCATTGAGAATATCGATGGCGTCCTGATTGAAGCGATTGATACTGAGGAGCATCTTGATGAAGCGGGGCCTGAGTATGTTACGTCGCTGTCTAAAAAGACCATTAAGCCCTGATCCGCAGTACTCTAACTTTCCTGGGCTATCCTTAACGCTAAAGCTCATGCAGGTTTTCTTTGTGGGCACGTCGAGTTCTTTAAAAAGGCGCACCAGGTTAGGATAGGTGACATGATTGAATACCATAAACCCTGAATCAATTGCGACTTCTTCACCTTCTTCTGAAACGAATAGGGTATTCGTGTGACCACCGACATACGATTCCTTCTCAAAAATGGTAATGTCATAGTCATGTTGCAAAAAATGAGCAGCACCCATTCCGGCAATGCCCGAGCCAATAATTGCGAGAGATTCCATACTTACCTCGGCGACAGCTTTAAATTTTTTAACCCTATTGGTTCTTTGATGGCGGTAACCCATCCTAACAATGCAGACAGCTTGATCAAGTAATAACTGAAATCGACCTCCCACCAATAGAATCCTTGGCGGGCGGAACCGGGATAGAAGTGATGATTGTTATGCCAGCCTTCGCCCATAGTCAATAGTGCGAGGAGAAAGCTGTTCCGGCTATCGTCGCGGGTCTCGAATCTACGGGAACCAACAATATGGCAAAGAGAATTGATAAGAAAAGTACCATGCCAGAGCAAGACAGTACTGATAAGGAAGCCCCAAAGAAAGCCCTGCCAGCCAAAGATTGCTAGCAGAATGGCTCCGTAGATTGCAGGTGGCACGAGATAGTGGCGATCGAGCCAGACGATCTCGGGAAACTTTTGAAGATCCTTAACGTGATCCTGCGTTACGGATTTATACGAGCGATCAAATACCCAGCCAAGGTGTGATTGAAAGAAACCATGAGCCTTTGGGGAGTGAATGTCGAGAGTCTTATCGGAATGGCGATGATGATGGCGATGAATGGCAGCCCACCAGATGGGTCCCCGTTGAATGGCAGCGGTACCTAAGGCACCTAATAGGAACTGATACCAGCGCTTGGCTTTGAAAGACTTATGTGAAAATAAGCGATGGAAGCCAGCTGTGATACCAAACATCCGGATGTAATAGGAACCGATGCAGAGAAGCACCCACTGGAGTTCCCACTGAAGCCAGAAAAGTGAGATCAGAGCGAGTCCATGAATGGCAAGCAGACTAAATCCAGCGGGCTTAACGTACTTTAAACTCAAAGAGAACCTCTCTACTCTGTGGTCCTTAAATTTAAGGATGGAGTGATCGATCTGCCAACGATTTAAATAGTGGCAGTCTAAAGCACGGGGAGCTTGCTTTCTAGTGAATATCTTGAAGACGAAGCTGAGTGAATCCACCAGAACATCGATGAACGTTGCTTTAGAATTAGTTTAGTGTGCTTTTATTGGCTCTATTAATTGTTATTAAGGTAGGATGCTTCACAGACTCTCAACACTCAGTAAATATTAGTTATTTCGACGCTAGTTTATTCTGAATTAAAAATTTATATTTGATTTATATATCCTCGCAGGCCCTCTGCTACAGTCCCCCCGTCTTTAATAGGTCACATTGTCCATCCAACTTTTGGAGAAGTTATGAAGGCTAAGGTTTTTTGTTCATCGATTCTAGCTCTCGCACTAGGTGCTTGTAATTCGGATTCCGATAGCGGTAACGACAATCCTCCAGCACCACCTACTGATGGTGGAGGATTTAGTCTCGTCAGAACTCAGTGTGCAGCGGTAGACGCATTTGATTTCTCGAAAGTTGAAGATCGCAGCTCATGTCCCGAAGGAACAACCAAGGGAACTTCAGAGGGTAGCTGTATCCTAAAAGGCAAGATTACAAAGGATTTGACTCTTACCAAAAACTTCACCTATATCCTCAGTGGTGGCGTATTCGTAGGTGGCGATAACACTGATTCAGCAACGCTGAACATCGAGGCAGGCACAAAGTTTATTGGTCAGTCTGGTGCGGACTTCCTTGTGGTTAGTCGAGGTTCCAAGATCGAAGCGCGTGGCACCAAGGATGAGCCCATTGTTTTCACCTCGTCAAAGGCTGTTGGTGAGCGTGGCAGAGGTGATTGGGGTGGACTTGTTATCAATGGTAACGCGCCAATCGGCTGTGAAGACAAACTAGGTACCTGTACTGCAGAAGGCGAAGGTAGCACAGGAACTTATGGTGGCGATACGTTTGAAGACTACAGCGGTACTCTACGCTACGTTCGTGTCGAATATGCTGGAAACGAAATCACTCCTGAAAACGAGCTAAATGGAATCGCTTTCCAAGGTGTTGGCTACTGTACAAAAGCAGAATACATCCAAGTTCATATGAACGCTGACGACGGCGTCGAGTTCTTTGGTGGTGCTGCGGATGTGAAGTATGTAGTCCTAACTGGTAACGGTGATGACTCTCTTGACTGGGTTAACGGATGGGTTGGTAATGCCCAGTATGTACTGATCGAGCAGTACGGAGACAAGGCCAATAACGGCATCGAAGCTGATAACTCGAGCAAGTCTATGAATCGTAGTCCACGCTCCAATCCAAACCTAGCCAACTTCACAATGCTTGGCACCTCTGAGGCAGCTGCGAAGGGTGGCGACGGCTTCCATCTTCGACGTGGTACTGGTGCTAAGATCTACAATTCAGTTGTAACAGGATTTAAGTCAGCATGTATCAATCTTGAAGACCAGGCAACATTTGATGCAGGCGAAGTTGAGTTTCATAATGTTGTCGTCGGCAACTGCAAAAGTAATTTCCCAAGCGACGAGACCGATACTGAAGGGCTATTCTTGGCTGAAGC
This window harbors:
- a CDS encoding DUF1365 domain-containing protein — translated: MVEHHGLLIGEVSHTRMIESNQFKYRVFYLCLDLDKLEELERSIPIISSKRPNIYRLHPADYINFDRNSIKENVMAWLSEFGFKQRVERIQLITLPRTFGYNFNPICFFIIYSHGVRYALIEVNNTFGEAKMFWAGALDDQGRATTKLPKDFYVSPFIPLDTQFHFKLRFNPQGFQAHVWSKDQEKTYLHAGLSTVSKPLTTGSLLATIFRYPLITIKVILGIHYEAGKLFIRRLPYLKKANDIHKQRGYYDRKHHSKFVS
- a CDS encoding NAD(P)/FAD-dependent oxidoreductase, which translates into the protein MESLAIIGSGIAGMGAAHFLQHDYDITIFEKESYVGGHTNTLFVSEEGEEVAIDSGFMVFNHVTYPNLVRLFKELDVPTKKTCMSFSVKDSPGKLEYCGSGLNGLFRQRRNILRPRFIKMLLSINRFNQDAIDILNDPNYDDVTIEELVEERAYGDDFFDKYLVPMSGAVWSTPPDKMRGFPAKTLIRFFYNHGFLGLNTQHQWYTMEGGSESYKSRLIDPFKERIKLNQNIATVRRSNGKVKLGFKDGSHRIFDKVLFSCHGDQALKLIESPNQQQEQLLSPFKYQKNHVLLHTDRKVMPKIKGVWSSWNYRMEMNHRQEVIPSTIYWMNRLQGISKKTDYFISLNDTGIIDDHKVLREIYYEHPLFDQAAVRAQQELQQLNQDDEPFYFCGAYFRYGFHEDGFQSAINVSEKLLGRPAW
- a CDS encoding acyl-CoA desaturase — encoded protein: MSLKYVKPAGFSLLAIHGLALISLFWLQWELQWVLLCIGSYYIRMFGITAGFHRLFSHKSFKAKRWYQFLLGALGTAAIQRGPIWWAAIHRHHHRHSDKTLDIHSPKAHGFFQSHLGWVFDRSYKSVTQDHVKDLQKFPEIVWLDRHYLVPPAIYGAILLAIFGWQGFLWGFLISTVLLWHGTFLINSLCHIVGSRRFETRDDSRNSFLLALLTMGEGWHNNHHFYPGSARQGFYWWEVDFSYYLIKLSALLGWVTAIKEPIGLKNLKLSPR
- a CDS encoding SAM-dependent methyltransferase; the encoded protein is MIASTIPSSFRKLEQKSLPFFVGLIKKNLGQMKRGRLIIRDAHGANYLELGEGDEVRATINVYRPSFYKRLVLGGDLGLAETYMEGLWETNSLEDVFKWFILNYDSSPTMSGTRAQSSSIVSSRKVIDRVRHNLNRNSRTGSKNNIQDHYDLGNKFFEIFLDPTMTYSCGDFSETQDLEQAQVKKFERLAKIGRMADGLKILEVGTGWGEFSCFLAEHFNCEVVTTTISDQQYHFAKKKIEERGLSHKITVLNCDYRDLSGQFDRIFTVEMLEAVGDQFLSEFCKQAHSWLKPQGLIAHQVILCPDNRYESFRTGVDFIQRHIFPGSLIPSLQTILERMNRNGDYLLLDLQDIGRHYPTTLRAWQSNFNQHATEVKALGFKDDFIRKWNYYFSYCAAAFAMKHITVAQFALTRANNPSIDR